A DNA window from Ostrea edulis chromosome 5, xbOstEdul1.1, whole genome shotgun sequence contains the following coding sequences:
- the LOC125652532 gene encoding uncharacterized protein LOC125652532, protein MGYHHGYQYAKYMPQPAYARVQYYRPAFGGSGFGTGLGQGSGSGNLFGGGGSDMGGLLPVLVFFLVLAILAPMLIASLTSSNEVFFDSLGMGDDDDDDDDDDDDDDDDDK, encoded by the exons ATGGGTTATCACCATGGCTACCAATACGCAAAATACATGCCTCAGCCAGCGTATGCCCGAGTGCAGTACTACCGACCTGCATTCGGTGGTTCGGGATTCGGTACCGGATTGGGGCAGGGTAGCGGAAGTGGAAATTTGTTTGGGGGTGGAGGATCTGACATGGGCGGCCTTCTACCAGTCCTTGTCTTTT TCCTCGTGTTGGCAATTCTCGCTCCAATGTTGATAGCCTCCCTGACCTCCAGCAACGAAGTGTTCTTTGACAGTCTGGGCATGGGCGACGAcgacgatgatgatgatgacgacgacgatgatgatgatgatgatgacaaaTAG